Genomic DNA from Streptomyces sp. NBC_01571:
GGACTGGTGGCGGTAGGCGTACTCGATCGCCAACTGAGTCTTCCCGACACCGCCCATGCCGTGGATCGCCTCGGGCAGCACGGTGGTCGTGCCCTCCCGGCGCAGGCGCTCGCTCAACTGTTCAAGAAGGTCCACGCGGCCGGTGAAGTTGGGATTGCGCGGAGGGATGTTCCCCCAGATGCGCGGCTGCGCCGAACGCGCGTTCTCCACCGTGGGCTGCTGCGTGGTGGCCATGGTCGTGGCTCCTTCTGGAGTTGTCTCGGGCCCCCTCGGGGCGTCTGCGGCGTCCCGGCTCGCCCGGCCGGCGGAGGGCCGAGGCTGGGGCCGCGTGCGGATACCCACGTCCTTGCGCAGGTCCACGGTGTTCTGCCGGTCGTACCCGCGCAGAACCTGCGCGAGACGCTCGGCCCGGGGCAGGAAACGTCCGGACAGAGCGCGCAGCGCGGTCAGTTCGACGCGCAGGAACGCCACGTTGCGTGGGGTCACGGGCGGCACACCGGTCGCCTCGACGGGTTCGTCCGGGGCGGGCAGGACCGGCTCGGAGCCCTCCGCGGCGGTCGCCATCAGCACCCGTACGTCGTGCAGCACCCGGACGGTGTCCCGGCGGCGGGCCAACGCCAATAACTCCTGGCGGATGTTCGGACCGAAGGCGAAGACCATCTCGGCCGTGCGCTCGGCCTCCGCGCCCGCCGGCCGCACCAGGCCGCTCATCAGCAGCTCGGTGAGGTGGGCAGGGCCGGCGCCCGGCACCGAGGCCGTCAGGGCGCTCATCACGGACAGCGTCAGAGGAGCCGCCGCGAGTCGGGTGGCCAGGGCGAACGCGGTGGGCGACGCGGCGGCCCGGAACTCCGAGACCCGCTCCCACGGCGGCACCGCGCTGGCGGGGTCGGGAACGTCGTCGACCCACGGGACGGCACGGGCGGCATCCGGCCGCCGCTTCCAGTCCCGGGCCCGGACGCCCGACATCTCCACCCAGTCACCGGCCCCGGCCGCCACCAGGTCGGCCCAGTCGGAGAGCGAGTGGTCGGTCCGCTCCAGGACCGGGACCGGCACCACGCCGGAGCGCGCCGCCGGATCGTCGTCGACGGGTTCGAGCGGGGAGGTGCGCAGCTCCCACCGCAGGGAGCCGTTCGGCGCCCAGGGTCGCCCGGACTTCAGCCGCATGCGGTGCACGTCGAGGCCGGTGCGGAACCAGAGCCGTTGCGGCAGCAGGTGGAGCACCGCGAGGGGGTCGGAACGGCCGAGTTCCCTCAGCAGCGGCAGTACCGCGTCCGACCGCCAGCCCGCCGCCAGACCGTCGGTCAGCACCAGCACCACCCGGTGTTCACCCACGGGCGGGGGAAGGTGCTCCAGCCGGATCCGGCCCGGTTCGGTGTCGTCGGAGCCCAGCAGCCGTAAGCGCGTGACCGGGCCGGACGACTCCTGGGCGGCGAGCTCCTCGGTCAGCCGGTCGACCGTCTCGTCCCAGACCCGCATGGTCACGTAGTCGTCCACGACGAGCAGGACGGACGCACGGTCCGCGGACCCGGCCCGCTCCAGTCCCCGCAGAGCATGCGCCACCGCGCACGGTGACGCGTCGCCAGAAGCCCGTCCCGATGGTGGTCGTGGGCCGTCGTCACGCTGCATAAGCGCCCTCAGAGCGTCCGGTCATGCCCGACGACGGAGGGAGCACCGAGGAGGAGTCCCGCAGTCCGCGGGCATGCGTGACATCCACGTGCCAAGCCTGGCAGTGGTCTGCGTGCGGTGCAAGACGGCAGGCCACAGGGGGCGGCAGGACCGACGGAAACTCAATCACCGGGCGGTACCCACCCGTTCGGCGGTACCGGCCCCCTGTGGACAGCCGGTGAGTCTGTCTCGGCACCAGCGTGGCACTCGACGATGGCGCGTGCAAGACCACGGGGTACCCGCCTCCGCGCACCGGTCGGAGGCCCCTTCCGGGCCGCGGGGGCATGACGCCCTACACCGGTCCGGGCGGGCTCGGCTTGCGCTCGGGGTCGTCGAGCAGAATGGCCAGATGGCGACCGACGTGCCCGTCCCAGGCCGCGGGGCCGAGGGCCAGCGCCTCCCTGCGCCACTCCCCGACCCGTTCCGCCAGACTGCCCAGCCCCCGGTCCTGCAGGATCTCGCCGATGGCGTCCTTGAACTTCGGGTCCGCGCAGTCGCTGCGGTGCCAGATCATCGCGGGCACCCCGGCCCGCAGCCCGGCCAGGACCTCACGGCGGCCGGTGCCCGAGTCGTCGCCCGGCGGCTGGCTGAGCACCAGGCACACCGCGTGCTGGTCCTCCTTCAGCTCGCGCTCCAGGTGGAAGAAGTACGCCCCGTCCCGCTCCGGACTGCTCCAGTGCGGATGGCTGTCCGCCGGGCGCTCCCGCAGCTGCCGCCACTTGTTGTGCCAGGGCCGGTGCCAGGCGGCACGCTGTAACCGCTCGATGCTGCGCACCACCACCGGATAGTCCAGGACCAGCGGGGTCGGGGACCCGGAACCGGACTCCTTCGACCACCACTCCACCGGCTCGTTGAGCAGCTCCCACGGCAGTATGAACTCGAGGATCACCGGCTGCCGCAGATCGGCCCACTTCTCCTCGGCGTCCTCGATCAGCCGCTCCACCGCGCCCGGGAGCTCCTCCCGGCCCAGATGGGCGGTCTCGCCGCGCACGGGGTGCCAGCCCTCGGAGTCGGACTGACGCCAGTGCGACAGGTAGTAGCGGTCCGCCTCGATCCGGTCCGGCTCGAACTGGATCATGAGATAGGCGGGGACGAGGGACGGCGCGGGATGCGGGAAGTCCGCCTGCCGGCGTTCCGCCAGCACGTTCTCCACCCCCAGGGCCGCGGCCTGGCCGCGGTTGAAGCGGCGCAGCACCTCGGCGGCCTCCGCCTGGCCGTCCTCCACCAGCCGGTCGGCCGACAGCGCGAGGAAGGCCATGCTGGGCGGGAGCTCACCGGCCGGGGAGTTCTCACCCGCCAGCCGCAGGAAGACCTGCCATCCCGTACGGCACCACGCGGGCAGCTCCTGCACCCGGGAGCGGCTGGAGCGGCGCGCCATGACGGCCAGGTCCGAGGAGCCCATCGACAGCAGGGCGGGCCGCAGGTGGCGGAGATCCGCGTTGTTGAAGAAGTCGACGGCCTCCCACTCGTCCACGAGCGGCCACAGTTCCACGACCGTCGCCGACTGCTGCTCCACGTACTCCAGCGACCGCACCAGGCAGGCCAGGCCGTCACCGACGGCGGTGCACGCCTTCACCACCTGCAGCAGCCAGGGCCGCAGCCGGTCCCCGCCGAAGGGTTCCACGGGCGAGGCCAGTTCACCGGCCAGCATCTCCCGCCAGATCTCACGGCTGCCGGCCTGGCTCACCGTCGCCGAGTTCTGCAGTGCGTCCACGATGGAGACGATGAGCTCGTTGCGGACCCGATCCGGACTGCGCCCTTTCACCCCGTTACCTCCACACAGCTGGCGCGGCTCCCTGATGGTGCCCAACAGGGTAAGGCCGCACCACGGGGCATGGCAGTGAAAAGCGCGGGCATGGGCGCTGGATGTCCGTGCCGTACGCTCGCGCGTCCCGGGGCGGACCGGAAACCACCGCACCGTTCGAGGCGTGCGGGGAGCACCGCACGCGGCGAGAGCACCTGCGGATTCATGCCGGCCGCTGCCGCAACGTCCTTGCGCTCGCAGTGTGTTGACGACCCCTCGGACCGGGCCGTGCCCACTCGGGGGATCGGAAGAGGCGACATTGCCCTTCGCCGGAGGACTGCTCCGGGGCGCGGCCGCGAAGAGTGCCAGGCGTGTCGCGCGGCGAGCCGGGGCTCGTGGCCACGGGCGGCTCATGCTCCGGGCAAGGGAGGGGCAAGTGCCTTCTCGGTGAGGACCGTTGCGGGGCTGGGAACCGCGGACGGCGGGTCGCCGCCCAGGACCGCTCGTGGCGATCCGGAGCCGAGACCCGCGTGTCCGTGCGCTGCCCGGGACGTCGTCAGACCGTCGGGGCTATGCCGCTGTTCGGCACCTCGGACAGCGCCCTCTTGATGGTGACCTTCGCGAAGTAGCCGGCGCCGAAGAAGATGCACTGGACGACGTACCAGAACTTCTCGGCACCGGTCATCTCGACCAGCCCGTACTCGCTCAGGGCCTTCTTCACCGGGACCTTCTGGAAGTAGGCGGCGCCGAAGTAGATGCAGCCCAGGACGTACCAGAACTTCTCCCAGGAGGTGTTGGTGCCCTGACCGAGGTACTGCCGTTCTGCCATGACGTGCTCTGCCTTCCGATGACCATGTGGAGCCGGGGGACACGCCGATCCGGGCCCATGCGAGCAGCCTCGGAGCAGCGGTCGGCCATAGGCGCCGACGTCTGCTGGCATGCTCGGGCTCAGGATGGGATGGCGTGGGTGATGCGCACTTGGTCACGGTGTCGGCCGTCATGACGGCCGGCGGCCCCCCCGGACGCGCAAGCCGCAGTGTATAGGCAAGATCCATCGATCTTGCCTCTCTCCCGGGTGAAGTTAGTGCAACTGTTCGGTTTCGAAATCCGTGCGATTCCGGGAAGGCCGACCGATGGTCCACGCCGCCGGTCGACCCAGCCCACTGAGGGGCGCGGACGGCGCGGTACCGCGGGACCGGTGCGCTCACAGATCGTGGCGACGACGAACGGTTGCGCCCACGTGAGCGACGGCGACCGGAGAGAGGCCACGTGGGCCGGTGGTCCGTGGAGCCCCCTGTCGGATTCGAACCGACGACCTTCGCTTTACAAGAGCGGCGCTCTGACCAGCTGAGCTAAGGAGGCCTGCACGCGCGCGTGCGGTGTGCCTGCCGCGTGCGTGCCCGTGCAGTGTACCCACGTCACAGTGGGCCCCTGTCGAAAATTTCCGCGAAGTTCACAGGGCTGCGGGTACTGACAGAGCACGTGAACGGGAGGTACCGTCCAGAATCAGTTCACTCTTGTGGACTACACCACCGCGAAGCTTCGCGGTGGACACCACCTTTACAACGGATCGTCCGGCACGTTCCTGCCGGTGAAGGGGGCCCCTCACCATGGCCACTGTCTCGTTCGACAAGGCGACCCGGATCTACCCGGGTTCCGAGAAGCCCGCCGTCGATGCTCTGGAGATCGACATCGAGGACGGCGAGTTCCTCGTCCTCGTCGGTCCCTCCGGCTGCGGCAAGTCCACCTCGCTCCGCATGCTCGCGGGGCTCGAGGACGTGAACGCCGGCGCCATCCGCATCGGTGACCGCGACGTCACGCACCTGCCGCCCAAGGATCGGGACATCGCCATGGTGTTCCAGAACTACGCGCTGTACCCGCACATGACCGTCGCCGACAACATGGGCTTCGCGCTCAAGATCGCCGGCGTCAACAAGGCCGAGATCCGCCAGAAGGTCGAGGACGCGGCGAAGATCCTCGACCTCACCGAGTACCTCGGCCGCAAGCCGAAGGCCCTCTCCGGCGGTCAGCGCCAGCGCGTCGCGATGGGCCGCGCGATCGTGCGCGAGCCCCAGGTCTTCCTCATGGACGAGCCCCTGTCGAACCTCGACGCCAAGCTCCGTGTCTCCACCCGTACGCAGATCGCCTCGCTGCAGCGCCGCCTCGGCATCACCACGGTGTACGTCACCCACGACCAGGTCGAGGCCATGACCATGGGCGACCGGGTCGCCGTGCTCAAGGACGGTCTGCTCCAGCAGGTCGACTCGCCGCGCAACATGTACGACCGCCCCGCGAACCTGTTCGTCGCCGGATTCATCGGCTCCCCGGCCATGAACCTCGTCGAGGTCCCGATCACGGACGGCGGCGTGAAGTTCGGCAACTCCGTCGTGCCGGTCAACCGTGAGGCCCTGAAGGCCGCCG
This window encodes:
- a CDS encoding ABC transporter ATP-binding protein, producing the protein MATVSFDKATRIYPGSEKPAVDALEIDIEDGEFLVLVGPSGCGKSTSLRMLAGLEDVNAGAIRIGDRDVTHLPPKDRDIAMVFQNYALYPHMTVADNMGFALKIAGVNKAEIRQKVEDAAKILDLTEYLGRKPKALSGGQRQRVAMGRAIVREPQVFLMDEPLSNLDAKLRVSTRTQIASLQRRLGITTVYVTHDQVEAMTMGDRVAVLKDGLLQQVDSPRNMYDRPANLFVAGFIGSPAMNLVEVPITDGGVKFGNSVVPVNREALKAAADKGDRTVTVGVRPEHFDIVEHNGEAAKSLTKDTEDAPAGLAVSVNVVEELGADGYVYGSAKVDDTLTDLVVRVSGRAVPDKGATLHVVPRPGETHVFSTSTGERLSD